A window of Micromonospora sp. WMMC415 genomic DNA:
CGCCCTTCACCGTGGCGAGCACGATGCGGCCCTTGCCGCCGTCGTCGGCCTTCTCCATGTGCGGTTCCAGGTAGGCCACCGCGGTCTTCATCACCTCGGCGGACTGGAGCACGAACGGCAACTGCATCTGGCCGGAGCCGAACAGCTCACCGACGACCTTCATCCCGTCCAGCAGGATGTCGTTGATGATGGACAGCGGCGACCGGCCCTCGGCCATGGCCGTGTCCAGGTCGGCCTCCAGGCCGGTGCGCTCCCCGTCGATGATCCGCCGCTTGAGCCGCTCGTCCAGCGGCAGGGCCGCGAGCTCCTCCGCCCGACTGGCGCGCGCCGACGCGGCGTCGACGCCCTCGAACAGCTCGATGAAGCGCTGCACCGGGTCGTACCCCTCGCGGCGCCGGTCGTAGACCAGGTCGAGCGCGACCTCCCGCTGCTGCTCGGGGATCTTCGACATCGGCAGGATCTTGCTGGCGTGCACGATCGCCGAGGTGAGCCCGGCCTGCACGCACTCGTGCAGGAACACCGAGTTGAGCACCTGCCGCGCCGCCGGGTTGAGACCGAACGAGACGTTGGAGATGCCCAGCGTGAAGTTCACCCCCGGGTACCGGGCGGCGATCTCCCGGATGGCCTCGATCGTCTCGATGCCGTCGCGGCGGGTCTCCTCCTGACCGGTGGCGATCGGGAAGGTCAGCGCGTCGATGAGGATGTCCGACCGCGACATCCCCCAGCGGCCGGTCAGGTCCTCGATCAGCCGCGAGGCGACCCGGACCTTCCACTCCCGGGTGCGGGCCTGGCCCTCCTCGTCGATGAGCAGCGCGACCACGGCGGCCCCGTGCTCCTTGACGACCGGCATCACCCGCGCGTAGCGGGAGTCGGGGCCGTCGCCGTCCTCGAAGTTCACCGAGTTGACCACGCACCGGCCGCCGAGCATCTCCAACCCGGCCTCGACCACCCCCGGCTCGGTGGAGTCGAGCATGATCGGCAGGGTGGAGGCGGTCGCGAACCGGCCGGCCAGCTCCCGCATGTCCCGCGTGCCGTCGCGACCCACGTAGTCGACGCAGAGGTCCAGCAGGTGGGAGCCGTCCCGGGCCTGGCCGCGGGCGATCTCCACGCACGCCTGCCAGTCACCGGCGATCATCGCTTCCCGGAACGCCTTGGAGCCGTTGGCGTTGGTCCGCTCCCCCACCATCAGCACGCTGGCGTCCTGCGCGAACGGCACGTGGTGGTAGATCGACGAGACGCCCGGCTCCGGCCGCGGCTCCCGGGCCACCGGCGTACGGCCACGCAGCCGCTCCACGAGGACCCGGATGTGCTCCGGGGTGCTGCCGCAGCAGCCACCGACCAGCGAGACGCCGTAGTCGGCGACGAAGCGCTCCAGGGCGTCGGCCATCTCGACCGGGGTCAGCGGGAAGTACGCGCCCTCGGAGGTCAGCACCGGCAGGCCGGCGTTCGGCATCACCGACAGCGGGACCCGCGCGTGCTGCGACAGGTAGCGCAGGTGCTCGCCCATTTCCGCCGGGCCGGTCGAGCAGTTCAGGCCGATCAGGTCCACACCGAGCGGCTCGATCGCGGTCAGCGCCGCGCCGATCTCGCTGCCCAGCAGCATCGTGCCGGTCGTCTCCACGGCGACGTGGCAGATGATCGGCACCTGCCGGCCCAACTCGACCATCGCCCGCTTCGAGCCCACCACCGCCGCCTTGACCTGGAGCAGGTCCTGGCAGGTCTCGACGATCAGCGCGTCCGAGCCCCCGGCGATCAGACCGGCGGCGTTCTCCTGGTACGCGTCCCGCAGCGACGCGTACGCGGCGTGCCCGAGGGTGGGCAGCTTCGTGCCGGGGCCGATCGAGCCGAGGACGAAACGGGGCTGCTCCGGCGTGGCGTACCCGTCGGCGGCCGCGCGGGCCAGCCGGGCGCCCGCCTCGGACAGCTCGCGGATGCGCCCCTCGATGCCGTACTCGGCGAGGTTCGGCAGGTTCGCGCCGAAGGTGTTGGTCTCCACGCAGTCCGCGCCCGCGGCCAGGTACGCCTCGTGCACCCCGCGGACGACGTCCGGCCTGGTCACGTTGAGGATCTCGTTGCAGCCCTCAAGGCCGTCGAAGTCGTCGAGGGTCAGGTCCGCCGCGTGCAGCATCGTCCCCATCGCCCCGTCGGCGATCAGGATCCGGTCCGCCAGGGCGTCGAGGAAAGAGATCCGCACAGGTTCAGGTTAGTGCGACCGGTCGCGGCGTGGTCGAACCCGGCTCGCCGGTCCCACATACTGTCACCGG
This region includes:
- the metH gene encoding methionine synthase, whose product is MRISFLDALADRILIADGAMGTMLHAADLTLDDFDGLEGCNEILNVTRPDVVRGVHEAYLAAGADCVETNTFGANLPNLAEYGIEGRIRELSEAGARLARAAADGYATPEQPRFVLGSIGPGTKLPTLGHAAYASLRDAYQENAAGLIAGGSDALIVETCQDLLQVKAAVVGSKRAMVELGRQVPIICHVAVETTGTMLLGSEIGAALTAIEPLGVDLIGLNCSTGPAEMGEHLRYLSQHARVPLSVMPNAGLPVLTSEGAYFPLTPVEMADALERFVADYGVSLVGGCCGSTPEHIRVLVERLRGRTPVAREPRPEPGVSSIYHHVPFAQDASVLMVGERTNANGSKAFREAMIAGDWQACVEIARGQARDGSHLLDLCVDYVGRDGTRDMRELAGRFATASTLPIMLDSTEPGVVEAGLEMLGGRCVVNSVNFEDGDGPDSRYARVMPVVKEHGAAVVALLIDEEGQARTREWKVRVASRLIEDLTGRWGMSRSDILIDALTFPIATGQEETRRDGIETIEAIREIAARYPGVNFTLGISNVSFGLNPAARQVLNSVFLHECVQAGLTSAIVHASKILPMSKIPEQQREVALDLVYDRRREGYDPVQRFIELFEGVDAASARASRAEELAALPLDERLKRRIIDGERTGLEADLDTAMAEGRSPLSIINDILLDGMKVVGELFGSGQMQLPFVLQSAEVMKTAVAYLEPHMEKADDGGKGRIVLATVKGDVHDIGKNLVDIILSNNGYEVVNIGIKQPINAILDAAEQHRADAIGMSGLLVKSTVIMKENLVEMASRGVAERWPVLLGGAALTRAYVEDDLRSMFPGQVHYARDAFEGLSLMDRVMAAKRGGAPVVDAEREAALAARRARRERQRAVVTESLPELHDSSVRSDVAVDVEVPTPPFLGTRVVKGVPLADYAALLDERATFLGQWGLRGARGGQGPSYEELVETEGRPRLRYWLDRLIADQVLEAAVVYGYFPAYSEGNDLVVLDENGHSERARFSFPRQRQERRLCLADFFRPRGDELDVVALQLVTVGQPISEYTAKLFARNEYRDYLEVHGLSVQLTEALAEYWHRRVRAELTLPGGRTVADDDPADLAGLLRTDYRGCRYAFGYPACPDLEDRAKIVDLLGAERIGVQLSEEFQLVPEQATDAIVVHHPEASYFNAK